The proteins below are encoded in one region of Segatella copri:
- a CDS encoding fimbrillin family protein, with translation MNLINYHKMKFLRLAFYVLVAQLVLSGCAGEGVEETSSSSSSEINFDAYVGRNASTRSSITDIKFLQGSVWNAGFGVFARYGNTHLMDKEHVTWREGHWGYDHIRFWPSSGTVDFYAFAPYSPYVAMGGLPDSLVWQDKNISPYTYIRFPSNDSPIDLVWAKQLGQTAPKSPGSKVTFQFKHALARLSFDITAPNLEDGTVIKVQRVRLYGVSDFKGVFVMEGYLNLNTGAWILADNGVKWHYSWTPEGKKADIPDNDNDKKDSIVYKLSYPPELPNLKNKVTNDDDSYIFIIPQTKTEAFHLAITYTVEQGDFKETVTVKKNLLEVLRPGVPNPSFTFEKGKAYVFHLILSLDPVDFSVTVDGKKRDEVTGEITI, from the coding sequence ATGAATTTAATAAATTATCATAAGATGAAGTTTCTTCGTTTAGCTTTTTATGTTTTGGTAGCACAGCTGGTATTATCTGGCTGTGCCGGCGAAGGTGTGGAAGAAACTTCATCTTCTTCATCTTCTGAAATCAACTTTGATGCTTATGTGGGTCGGAATGCTTCAACCCGTTCTAGTATAACCGATATAAAGTTTCTCCAAGGGAGTGTATGGAACGCCGGATTTGGTGTCTTTGCAAGATACGGCAATACTCATCTGATGGATAAAGAACACGTAACCTGGAGAGAAGGTCATTGGGGATATGACCATATCCGATTTTGGCCAAGTAGTGGAACTGTGGATTTCTATGCCTTTGCGCCTTATAGTCCATACGTAGCAATGGGCGGCCTACCTGATAGTCTGGTCTGGCAAGATAAAAATATTAGTCCATATACTTATATACGGTTTCCTTCTAACGACTCTCCTATAGATTTGGTATGGGCCAAACAACTAGGTCAAACTGCACCAAAATCTCCTGGTAGTAAAGTGACATTTCAATTTAAGCATGCTTTGGCTCGTTTGAGCTTTGATATCACAGCTCCGAATTTAGAAGATGGTACAGTTATAAAAGTTCAAAGGGTGAGACTATATGGCGTCTCAGATTTTAAAGGCGTCTTTGTTATGGAGGGCTATCTGAATCTTAATACGGGAGCTTGGATTCTCGCCGATAATGGTGTTAAATGGCATTATAGTTGGACACCAGAAGGCAAAAAAGCTGACATACCAGATAACGATAACGATAAAAAAGATAGTATCGTATATAAGTTAAGTTACCCTCCTGAGTTACCCAATCTAAAAAATAAAGTAACAAATGATGACGATTCTTATATCTTTATAATCCCTCAGACGAAGACCGAAGCGTTTCATCTAGCGATAACTTATACGGTAGAGCAGGGAGATTTTAAGGAAACGGTGACGGTAAAGAAAAATCTGCTAGAAGTTCTTCGGCCAGGAGTTCCTAATCCGTCTTTTACGTTTGAAAAAGGAAAAGCGTATGTCTTTCATTTGATACTTTCACTTGATCCTGTCGATTTCAGCGTAACGGTTGATGGCAAGAAGAGGGATGAGGTGACAGGTGAAATAACGATTTAA
- a CDS encoding DUF4248 domain-containing protein, which produces MNYPQRMYSKTELGLLYFPDTTDGATARRHIMGWIKRCEPLWNELQRLGYQEHSQYFPPRQVFTIFEYLGEPGA; this is translated from the coding sequence ATGAATTATCCCCAACGTATGTACAGCAAGACCGAGCTGGGTCTGCTCTACTTTCCCGACACAACCGACGGGGCAACAGCGCGCCGTCATATCATGGGATGGATTAAGCGTTGCGAGCCCCTCTGGAACGAGCTGCAGCGTTTAGGCTACCAGGAGCATAGCCAGTATTTCCCTCCCCGCCAGGTATTCACCATCTTCGAATACCTGGGCGAGCCGGGGGCGTAA
- a CDS encoding transposase, producing the protein MAQSLSKIYIHLIFHIKSTSPQIRENDLERLHSYIGKLVKTAGCTEIKAGGIGDHVHVLFILSKDVTISEIVEEIKRNSSRWIKDLDPGYYHFFAWQGGYAAYSISQSVVDKTSQYIDNQKEHHTKHSFAEEYRAFLELYNVEYNEKFVFRD; encoded by the coding sequence ATGGCGCAATCCTTATCAAAGATTTACATCCATTTGATTTTCCACATCAAATCAACGAGCCCCCAAATCCGTGAAAATGATTTGGAACGACTCCATAGTTATATCGGCAAACTTGTAAAGACTGCGGGATGTACCGAGATAAAGGCTGGTGGTATAGGCGATCATGTTCATGTATTGTTCATATTATCAAAAGATGTCACGATTTCCGAAATAGTTGAGGAAATCAAGCGAAACAGCAGTAGATGGATAAAGGACCTTGATCCGGGTTATTATCATTTTTTCGCATGGCAGGGTGGTTATGCCGCATATTCCATCAGTCAATCCGTTGTGGACAAAACATCGCAATATATTGATAATCAGAAAGAGCATCACACCAAGCATTCGTTTGCAGAGGAATATAGAGCATTCTTGGAATTATATAATGTGGAATATAATGAAAAATTCGTGTTCCGGGATTAA
- a CDS encoding replication initiation protein, with protein sequence MEQFNQQQQGGQQAFPLTNQQEKQLIAILGVQGLSYQNYSVLELKIVLQIIKHAQKAILGYVIPYQVTSQTFNGFTAEQRAAGHTDVIMKLSELPYGAHHYAQLRDAIKRIESQPILLPFKLEKQTLYRKFTCLFKSEIYQDRHKNWMVKFRFDNNVIRFFYSFDKGVSRIDLNAINQCRSASSIKLYIIMNCWGAKGFTICKTAHIQQLMHGREDYYKTWSALDNKCLTFACKDLKRLYQNHIIDQYLTYKPFFLEEGEKVKHHLPEHITFTLHDRRTSGETAEGAEVSSELRGQRSKLKLRLQYNYDVSEKKADQLSGYLRLDMIGDLEDFFLRKDYYIANCRRSNKKMNMGGYMTTAMIGFFKDHGVEGL encoded by the coding sequence ATGGAACAATTTAATCAACAGCAGCAGGGCGGGCAGCAGGCCTTCCCTCTGACAAATCAACAAGAGAAACAACTGATAGCCATCCTTGGCGTACAGGGATTGTCTTACCAGAACTATTCTGTGCTAGAACTCAAAATCGTTCTGCAGATTATCAAGCATGCCCAGAAAGCCATCTTGGGCTATGTGATCCCTTATCAGGTAACATCACAGACTTTTAATGGCTTCACCGCAGAACAGAGAGCTGCAGGCCACACCGATGTCATCATGAAACTGTCGGAGTTACCTTATGGTGCTCACCATTATGCGCAATTGCGCGATGCCATCAAGCGTATAGAATCCCAGCCCATCCTGCTGCCGTTTAAGCTGGAAAAACAGACATTATACCGGAAATTTACATGCCTGTTTAAGAGCGAGATATACCAAGACCGGCACAAGAACTGGATGGTAAAATTCCGCTTCGACAACAACGTGATTCGGTTTTTCTACAGTTTCGACAAGGGAGTCAGCCGTATCGACCTCAATGCCATCAACCAATGCCGCAGCGCATCGAGCATCAAGTTATATATCATCATGAATTGCTGGGGTGCAAAGGGATTCACCATCTGCAAAACGGCGCATATCCAGCAACTGATGCATGGCAGGGAAGATTACTACAAGACCTGGTCGGCACTGGACAACAAATGTCTGACTTTTGCCTGCAAAGACCTCAAGCGCCTTTACCAGAACCACATCATCGACCAGTATCTTACCTATAAGCCTTTCTTTCTGGAGGAGGGTGAAAAAGTGAAGCATCACCTGCCCGAACACATCACCTTTACCCTGCACGACCGTCGCACTTCTGGCGAAACTGCGGAGGGTGCAGAAGTGAGCAGCGAACTGAGAGGACAGCGGAGCAAACTGAAACTCCGGCTGCAATACAATTATGATGTGAGCGAGAAGAAGGCTGACCAGCTGAGCGGCTATCTCAGGTTAGATATGATTGGCGACCTGGAGGACTTCTTCCTGCGAAAGGATTATTACATAGCCAACTGCAGGCGTTCGAACAAGAAGATGAACATGGGTGGCTATATGACCACAGCGATGATAGGTTTCTTTAAGGATCATGGTGTAGAAGGATTGTAA
- a CDS encoding Rpn family recombination-promoting nuclease/putative transposase, with translation MVMKYLDPKADLTFKKIFGNHPKRLISLLNALLPLSEEEQIHEIKYLPTELVPQLEGGKNTIVDVLCTDVRGRKFCVEMQMEWSDAFQQRVLFNASKLYVSQAKKGGKYSELQPVYSLNLINDIFAHDTPDFIHNYRIVHDKDSNKVIEGLHFTFIELPKFTPHSIADKRMMVLWLRFLTEINSNTKDIPADLLNDPEIGKAVEDLEVSGFTDAELRAYDKFWDSVSVERTLLDDRYQKGMEEGMEKGRTEGIEEGMNQRSLEIARKMLAKGMDEASIMDMTGLTAEEIKLLKAEM, from the coding sequence ATGGTTATGAAGTACTTAGACCCTAAGGCAGACCTTACGTTCAAGAAGATATTCGGCAATCATCCTAAAAGACTGATCAGCCTTCTGAACGCCCTCCTGCCACTCAGCGAAGAAGAGCAGATACACGAGATAAAGTATCTGCCTACAGAACTTGTGCCTCAGCTCGAAGGGGGCAAGAACACCATAGTGGATGTACTCTGCACAGATGTCAGAGGCAGGAAGTTCTGCGTGGAAATGCAGATGGAATGGTCTGACGCTTTCCAGCAGCGAGTACTGTTCAATGCATCCAAGCTCTATGTGAGTCAGGCAAAAAAGGGAGGAAAATACAGCGAACTTCAACCAGTGTATTCTCTCAACCTGATAAATGATATCTTTGCGCATGATACTCCGGATTTTATCCACAACTACCGCATCGTGCACGATAAGGACAGCAATAAGGTCATCGAAGGCTTGCATTTCACCTTCATTGAACTCCCTAAGTTCACTCCTCATTCCATTGCCGATAAGCGCATGATGGTCTTGTGGCTCCGTTTCCTGACAGAAATCAATTCCAATACGAAGGATATTCCTGCCGACCTGCTTAATGACCCAGAGATTGGAAAAGCCGTAGAAGATCTTGAAGTTTCCGGCTTTACAGATGCCGAACTCCGTGCCTATGATAAATTCTGGGATTCGGTAAGTGTTGAAAGAACCCTTCTGGATGACAGATACCAGAAAGGAATGGAAGAAGGTATGGAAAAAGGCAGAACTGAAGGCATAGAAGAAGGCATGAACCAGCGAAGCCTTGAAATTGCCAGGAAGATGCTGGCAAAGGGTATGGATGAAGCGTCTATCATGGATATGACGGGGCTGACGGCTGAGGAGATAAAACTGCTGAAAGCGGAGATGTAG
- a CDS encoding helix-turn-helix domain-containing protein, which translates to MTIKDEKTYNEIEERMEALLAKGTQLGGMDFLSEVEKEELKVLSEAAYDWECEVDPHPWRVKPSLIAAIKVAFRQKGYKQKEAAKAIGVSTTALSDILHGRRAINFDVARNIYHNLGVPANVVLG; encoded by the coding sequence ATGACTATTAAAGACGAAAAAACATATAATGAAATTGAAGAGCGAATGGAGGCTCTGCTTGCAAAGGGCACCCAATTGGGCGGCATGGACTTTCTCAGCGAAGTAGAAAAGGAAGAATTAAAGGTCCTCAGCGAAGCTGCTTACGATTGGGAATGCGAAGTTGATCCCCATCCATGGCGAGTTAAGCCTTCACTCATAGCTGCCATCAAAGTTGCTTTTCGCCAAAAAGGCTACAAGCAAAAGGAGGCGGCAAAAGCTATAGGCGTGTCAACAACCGCATTAAGTGATATTCTCCATGGACGTCGTGCAATTAATTTTGATGTTGCAAGAAACATATACCACAACCTCGGCGTTCCTGCCAATGTTGTATTGGGATAG
- a CDS encoding fimbrillin family protein has protein sequence MKRNIYSKLWVIFFVLMGAACTNQVEDAIPVSGQPIEFSVQSDWKEIHNSRSNDKTQFVKDDVIQIFGFHKSSQGADENVQFMYQEGDPTTGQKVKFDGTNWNYTPKRFWPKYGLLDFYASYPCDSYNSSIHYDVGNKRMTYNNNLTQDLLYGLATNRDCASKRLVEIWMVHALAKVKIILDKSSLGDIGQVIVSGYKTGHFSPMNNNYGVPVWEIDDKTPINATFHKFAGEGYEKDEELFNENSVTVFILPENITGLQMWDYGGHLIDASEKIKDLKFEAGKVYNLTISKSNGVRKKNTNSRSIAMSVRCVSE, from the coding sequence ATGAAGCGGAATATTTATAGTAAGTTATGGGTGATTTTCTTTGTCTTGATGGGTGCAGCCTGTACCAATCAAGTGGAGGATGCTATTCCTGTATCTGGTCAGCCTATCGAGTTTTCTGTGCAATCAGATTGGAAGGAAATTCACAATTCTCGCTCGAATGATAAAACGCAATTTGTCAAAGATGACGTGATTCAGATTTTCGGTTTTCATAAATCTTCTCAAGGTGCGGATGAGAATGTTCAGTTTATGTATCAGGAAGGCGATCCGACGACAGGTCAGAAAGTAAAATTCGATGGTACGAACTGGAATTATACCCCCAAGCGTTTCTGGCCTAAATATGGACTGCTAGATTTTTATGCCAGTTATCCATGCGATTCATACAACTCTTCTATTCACTATGACGTAGGAAATAAGAGGATGACTTATAACAATAATTTGACACAAGATCTGTTGTATGGCTTGGCTACCAATCGTGATTGTGCAAGTAAACGACTCGTAGAGATCTGGATGGTGCATGCCTTGGCTAAGGTGAAAATTATTTTAGACAAGTCGTCTTTGGGTGATATCGGACAAGTTATAGTCTCGGGTTACAAAACTGGCCATTTCTCTCCAATGAACAATAACTATGGAGTCCCTGTTTGGGAAATTGATGATAAAACGCCTATTAATGCTACCTTTCATAAATTTGCAGGCGAAGGATACGAAAAAGACGAAGAACTGTTTAATGAGAATTCTGTTACTGTATTTATCTTGCCGGAAAATATTACGGGACTCCAGATGTGGGATTATGGTGGTCACCTGATTGATGCTTCTGAAAAAATAAAGGATCTTAAGTTTGAAGCAGGAAAGGTATATAATCTCACGATATCAAAATCAAATGGAGTACGGAAGAAGAATACAAATAGCCGTTCTATAGCAATGTCTGTTCGTTGTGTTTCGGAATAG